The following are encoded together in the Dickeya lacustris genome:
- the yvcK gene encoding uridine diphosphate-N-acetylglucosamine-binding protein YvcK translates to MGNHTLAQLDRVVALGGGHGLGRVMSSLAFMGSRLTGIVTTTDNGGSTGRIRRAEGGIAWGDMRNCLNQLITTPSVASAMFEYRFNSNGELSGHNLGNLMLKAMDNLSVRPLDAINLIRDLLKVDAHLIPMSEQPVDLLAIDTHGQEVYGEVEVDQLVALPQDLLLYPAVSATREALDAITQAELILIGPGSFLTSLMPLLLLDDLARALHQAKAPMVYIGNLGREQSPIAARLTLAQKLRWLEEKMHQRTINAAIVSPLINTQDTDDRLIIRHDLAAHDVPYRHDRALLRQALEQAVIALNL, encoded by the coding sequence ATGGGTAATCACACGTTGGCGCAGTTGGATCGTGTTGTGGCATTAGGCGGTGGGCACGGTCTCGGGCGCGTGATGTCATCACTCGCCTTTATGGGCTCACGGCTGACAGGCATCGTCACCACCACCGACAACGGCGGTTCAACGGGCCGGATTCGCCGTGCCGAAGGCGGCATCGCCTGGGGAGACATGCGCAATTGCCTCAATCAGCTCATCACCACGCCAAGCGTTGCCTCCGCCATGTTCGAGTACCGCTTTAACAGTAATGGCGAGCTCTCCGGCCACAACCTCGGCAACCTGATGCTCAAAGCGATGGATAACCTCAGCGTGCGCCCGCTGGATGCGATTAACCTGATTCGTGACCTGCTCAAAGTCGATGCCCACCTTATCCCGATGTCAGAACAACCGGTTGACCTGCTGGCTATCGACACCCACGGACAGGAAGTGTATGGCGAAGTCGAAGTCGATCAACTGGTTGCCCTGCCGCAAGATTTGCTGCTCTACCCGGCGGTTAGCGCCACGCGTGAAGCGCTGGACGCGATTACACAGGCCGAGCTTATCCTGATTGGCCCCGGCAGTTTCCTCACCAGCCTGATGCCACTGTTATTGCTTGACGATCTGGCGCGAGCGCTGCACCAGGCCAAGGCACCGATGGTGTATATCGGCAATCTGGGCCGCGAGCAGAGCCCGATTGCCGCCCGCCTGACGCTGGCGCAGAAGCTACGCTGGCTGGAGGAAAAAATGCACCAGCGGACGATAAACGCCGCGATCGTCTCACCTTTGATTAACACGCAAGACACCGATGATCGTCTGATTATTCGACACGATTTGGCCGCGCACGATGTCCCGTACCGGCACGATCGCGCGTTACTGCGCCAGGCGCTGGAGCAGGCGGTTATCGCGCTCAACCTTTAA
- the moaA gene encoding GTP 3',8-cyclase MoaA — MVSQLTDAFARKFYYLRLSITDVCNFRCTYCLPNGYQPNGHASSRFLSRDEIRRVSRAFAALGTEKVRLTGGEPSLRRDFIDIIATIRENPGIRHLAVTTNGYRLAREVANWREAGLTALNVSVDSLDARAFHAITGQDKFRQVMDGIDAAFACGFARVKVNTVLMRDVNHHQLPAFLDWIRHRPIQLRFIELMETGEGRDLFRRHHVSGQVIREQLLRQGWQPQARARSDGPAQVFSHPDYVGEVGLIMPYEKDFCQSCNRLRVSAIGNLHLCLFGEQGIALRDLLADDSQQQALEQRISGGLSHKRQAHFLHEGDSGITPNLAFIGG, encoded by the coding sequence ATGGTGAGTCAACTGACTGATGCGTTTGCGCGCAAGTTTTACTATTTGCGCCTGTCGATAACGGATGTCTGTAATTTCCGCTGTACTTATTGTCTGCCAAATGGCTATCAGCCGAACGGCCACGCTTCCTCACGTTTTTTGTCACGCGATGAGATTCGTCGCGTCAGCCGCGCGTTTGCCGCGCTGGGCACCGAAAAAGTGCGCCTGACCGGGGGGGAACCCTCACTGCGCCGCGATTTCATCGATATTATTGCCACCATCCGTGAAAACCCCGGCATTCGTCATCTGGCGGTGACGACCAATGGCTATCGGCTGGCGCGCGAGGTGGCAAACTGGCGCGAAGCCGGGTTGACGGCGCTGAATGTCAGCGTGGACAGCCTCGATGCGCGCGCGTTTCATGCCATCACCGGTCAGGATAAATTCCGTCAGGTGATGGACGGGATTGACGCGGCGTTTGCCTGCGGTTTTGCGCGCGTCAAAGTCAATACGGTGTTAATGCGCGATGTTAACCATCATCAACTGCCCGCCTTTCTTGACTGGATTCGCCACCGCCCCATCCAGTTACGTTTTATTGAACTGATGGAAACCGGCGAAGGTCGTGACCTGTTTCGCCGTCACCATGTTTCCGGGCAGGTTATTCGCGAGCAGTTATTGCGTCAGGGCTGGCAACCACAGGCGCGCGCGCGCAGCGATGGCCCGGCGCAGGTGTTCTCCCATCCTGATTATGTTGGCGAAGTCGGCCTCATCATGCCGTATGAGAAAGATTTTTGTCAGAGCTGCAACCGTCTGCGCGTGTCGGCTATTGGGAATTTGCACCTTTGCTTGTTTGGCGAGCAGGGCATCGCGCTGCGCGATCTGTTGGCCGACGACAGCCAGCAACAGGCGCTGGAGCAGCGTATTTCCGGCGGGCTGAGTCATAAACGGCAGGCGCATTTTCTGCATGAAGGCGACAGCGGCATCACCCCCAATCTCGCGTTTATCGGTGGCTAA
- the moaB gene encoding molybdenum cofactor biosynthesis protein B — MSKVSSEFVPLKVAVMTISSRRGADEDTSGDYLREAAQLAGHQLVASAIVPENLYQVRAQVSVWVARDDVQVILINGGTGFTSGDVAPQALRPLFDLEIEGFGELFRMVSYEEIGTATIQSRAIAGLANQTAIFAMPGSTRACRTAWERVIVEQLDARHKPCNLYPHLIRHS, encoded by the coding sequence ATGAGCAAGGTCAGCAGCGAATTTGTTCCGCTAAAGGTGGCGGTGATGACTATCTCGTCGCGCCGGGGAGCCGATGAGGATACCTCCGGCGATTACCTGCGCGAAGCCGCGCAACTCGCCGGTCATCAACTGGTGGCAAGCGCCATCGTACCGGAAAACCTCTATCAAGTGCGTGCGCAGGTCAGTGTCTGGGTCGCCCGCGACGACGTACAGGTGATTTTGATTAACGGCGGCACCGGGTTTACGTCGGGCGATGTGGCACCGCAAGCGCTGCGTCCGTTGTTTGACCTTGAAATCGAGGGGTTCGGCGAGCTGTTTCGCATGGTGTCGTATGAAGAGATTGGCACCGCGACCATTCAGTCTCGCGCGATAGCGGGGCTTGCCAATCAGACGGCGATTTTTGCCATGCCGGGCTCGACCCGCGCGTGCCGCACCGCCTGGGAGCGCGTCATTGTTGAACAACTGGATGCCCGGCACAAACCGTGCAATTTGTATCCGCATTTAATCCGTCATTCTTAG
- the moaC gene encoding cyclic pyranopterin monophosphate synthase MoaC: MAQLTHINAAGEAAMVDVSDKAETVREARAEAFVEMAPHTLSMIIDGKHHKGDVFATARIAGIQAAKRTWELIPLCHPLLLSKVAVELEAQPEHNRVRIESLCRLTGKTGVEMEALTAASVAALTIYDMCKAVQKDMVIGPVRLLSKSGGKSGDFNAEAQ; the protein is encoded by the coding sequence ATGGCACAACTGACCCACATTAATGCCGCCGGTGAAGCGGCGATGGTGGATGTTTCCGACAAGGCCGAGACCGTGCGTGAAGCGCGTGCCGAAGCCTTTGTGGAAATGGCACCGCATACCCTGTCGATGATTATCGACGGCAAACATCATAAAGGCGATGTGTTCGCCACCGCCCGTATCGCCGGCATTCAGGCCGCCAAACGCACCTGGGAGCTTATTCCGCTTTGCCACCCGCTGCTGCTAAGTAAGGTCGCCGTCGAGCTGGAAGCCCAGCCGGAACATAACCGGGTGCGTATCGAATCCCTGTGTCGGTTAACCGGTAAGACCGGGGTGGAAATGGAAGCATTGACCGCCGCCTCGGTCGCGGCGTTGACCATTTATGACATGTGCAAAGCGGTACAAAAAGACATGGTAATTGGCCCGGTACGGTTGCTGTCGAAAAGCGGCGGCAAATCCGGTGACTTTAATGCGGAGGCGCAATGA
- the moaD gene encoding molybdopterin synthase sulfur carrier subunit has translation MITVLFFAQVRELTGTERLSLPAEYPDVAALRAALCLRGDRWALALEDGKLLAAVNQSLVDMAHPLVDGDEVAFFPPVTGG, from the coding sequence ATGATAACCGTGCTGTTTTTTGCTCAGGTACGCGAATTGACCGGCACCGAACGTTTATCGCTGCCTGCGGAATATCCCGATGTGGCAGCGTTGCGCGCGGCACTGTGTCTGCGCGGCGATCGCTGGGCGCTGGCGCTGGAAGACGGGAAGTTACTGGCGGCAGTCAATCAGTCGCTGGTAGACATGGCGCACCCGCTGGTCGATGGCGATGAAGTGGCGTTTTTCCCACCGGTAACGGGAGGTTGA
- the moaE gene encoding molybdopterin synthase catalytic subunit MoaE has product MQTRIRVGEASFSVGDEYAWLADGDSEGAVVTFTGKVRNHNLGSSVSALTLEHYPGMTEKALDNIVCEARQRWALARVSVIHRIGALYPGDEIVFVGVSGAHRQAAFDAAQFIMDYLKTQAPFWKREATPEGHRWVDARDSDHHAASRW; this is encoded by the coding sequence ATGCAAACACGTATTCGGGTTGGCGAGGCGTCTTTCAGTGTCGGGGATGAGTACGCCTGGCTTGCCGATGGCGACAGCGAAGGTGCGGTTGTCACCTTTACCGGCAAAGTGCGTAACCATAACCTTGGCTCAAGCGTCAGTGCATTAACGCTTGAGCACTATCCCGGCATGACGGAAAAAGCGCTGGATAACATCGTCTGCGAGGCGCGCCAACGCTGGGCGCTAGCGCGGGTCAGTGTGATTCATCGTATCGGCGCGCTCTATCCCGGCGATGAAATCGTCTTTGTTGGCGTCAGTGGCGCGCATCGTCAAGCGGCGTTTGATGCCGCGCAATTCATTATGGATTACCTCAAAACACAAGCGCCATTCTGGAAACGGGAGGCGACGCCTGAAGGACACCGCTGGGTCGATGCCCGCGACAGTGACCATCACGCCGCCAGCCGTTGGTGA
- a CDS encoding iron ABC transporter substrate-binding protein — MKRRIASLFPATLLASSLVFGVSFGAQAQDDEGIVIYNAQHENLVKSWVEGFTQDTGIKVTLRNGGDSELGNQLVQEGSASPADVFLTENSPSMVLVDNANLFAPLEAETLSQVEPQYRPSHGRWIGIAARSTVFVYNPEKFSEAQLPASLMDLAKPEWKGRWAASPSGADFQAIVSAMLALKGEKATLEWLKAMKANFTAYKGNSTVMKAVNAAQIDSGVIYHYYPFVDGAKTGENSKNVRLHYFKKQDPGAFVSISGGGVLASSKHKQQAQAFIKWITGKKGQDVLRTNTAFEYAVGVNAASNPKLVPLKELQAPTVDAASLNGKKVVELMTEAGLL, encoded by the coding sequence ATGAAACGGCGTATTGCTTCTCTGTTCCCCGCCACATTGCTGGCGTCTTCTCTGGTGTTCGGTGTGTCCTTCGGCGCGCAGGCGCAAGACGACGAAGGTATCGTCATTTATAACGCACAGCATGAAAATTTGGTGAAATCCTGGGTTGAAGGATTCACGCAGGATACCGGTATCAAAGTGACGTTGCGTAACGGCGGCGATAGCGAGTTGGGCAACCAGTTGGTGCAAGAGGGCAGCGCCTCTCCGGCTGACGTATTTTTGACGGAAAACTCGCCATCGATGGTGCTGGTGGACAATGCCAACCTGTTTGCTCCGCTGGAAGCCGAGACGCTCTCGCAGGTAGAGCCACAGTATCGCCCGTCGCATGGCCGCTGGATTGGTATTGCCGCACGCTCGACGGTGTTTGTGTATAACCCGGAAAAATTCAGCGAAGCGCAATTGCCAGCCTCGCTGATGGATTTGGCCAAGCCTGAATGGAAAGGCCGTTGGGCGGCATCGCCGTCAGGCGCAGACTTCCAGGCGATTGTCAGTGCGATGCTGGCGCTTAAGGGTGAAAAAGCGACGCTGGAATGGCTTAAAGCCATGAAAGCCAACTTCACCGCCTACAAAGGTAACAGTACCGTGATGAAAGCGGTTAATGCCGCTCAGATAGACAGCGGCGTTATCTATCACTATTACCCGTTCGTTGACGGGGCGAAAACCGGTGAAAACAGCAAAAACGTGCGCCTGCATTACTTCAAAAAGCAGGACCCGGGCGCATTTGTCAGCATCTCCGGCGGTGGCGTACTGGCTTCCAGCAAGCACAAACAGCAGGCTCAGGCGTTCATCAAGTGGATTACCGGTAAAAAAGGTCAGGACGTGTTGCGTACCAACACGGCGTTTGAGTATGCCGTGGGCGTGAACGCTGCATCTAACCCGAAACTGGTGCCGCTCAAAGAGTTGCAGGCACCGACAGTGGACGCTGCCAGCCTGAATGGTAAAAAAGTGGTAGAACTGATGACCGAAGCCGGGTTGTTGTAA
- a CDS encoding ABC transporter ATP-binding protein has protein sequence MNTLELFGISKAFNATAVLDNITLQVAPGSRTAIVGPSGSGKTTLLRIIAGFDSPDRGVVRLQGKVMADEHQWIPAHQRGIGFVPQDGALFPHFTVAQNIAFGLNGSQVEKQRRIDELMESVSLDKRLASRWPHELSGGQQQRVALARALSQRPALMLLDEPFSALDTGLRAATRQAVSALLAQAGVASILVTHDQAEALSFADQVAVMRQGQLVQIGTPQSLYSRPVDEETAAFLGDTLVLPAQLRNGRAHCALGDIEVDDKHYHGDGRIMLRPEQIQMLAVNPSSPSQATVIGIEFAGFVSTLRLRLSENGQVIELKSISRDDLACGTPVSLQVAGQAHRLD, from the coding sequence ATGAATACGCTTGAACTTTTTGGCATCAGCAAGGCATTTAACGCCACAGCGGTGCTCGATAATATTACTTTGCAGGTTGCGCCGGGCAGCCGAACGGCGATTGTCGGGCCGTCAGGTTCAGGCAAAACCACGCTGCTGCGTATTATCGCCGGTTTTGACTCGCCAGACCGGGGCGTGGTGCGCTTGCAGGGCAAGGTGATGGCTGATGAACATCAGTGGATACCGGCGCATCAGCGCGGCATTGGCTTCGTGCCGCAAGATGGCGCGCTGTTTCCCCATTTTACCGTGGCGCAAAACATCGCTTTTGGTCTTAACGGCAGCCAGGTTGAAAAGCAGCGGCGAATCGATGAACTCATGGAGAGCGTCTCCCTGGATAAGCGGCTGGCATCGCGCTGGCCCCATGAGCTATCCGGTGGGCAACAACAGCGTGTGGCGCTGGCCCGCGCGCTGTCCCAGCGACCGGCGCTGATGTTGCTTGACGAACCGTTCTCAGCCCTTGACACCGGCCTGCGTGCCGCCACGCGTCAGGCGGTATCCGCACTGTTGGCTCAGGCGGGTGTCGCGTCGATTCTGGTCACGCACGATCAGGCCGAAGCGCTGTCGTTTGCCGATCAGGTGGCGGTGATGCGTCAGGGCCAATTAGTACAAATCGGCACGCCGCAGTCGCTCTATTCCCGTCCCGTGGATGAGGAAACCGCTGCCTTTTTGGGGGATACGCTGGTCTTGCCCGCGCAGTTGCGTAACGGACGTGCGCACTGTGCGTTGGGTGACATCGAGGTCGATGATAAGCACTATCATGGCGATGGCCGCATTATGCTGCGGCCGGAACAGATTCAGATGCTAGCGGTCAACCCGTCATCGCCGTCGCAGGCAACGGTCATCGGTATCGAATTTGCCGGGTTTGTTTCTACCTTGCGCCTGCGCCTGAGTGAAAATGGGCAAGTCATCGAGCTTAAGAGCATCAGCAGAGACGATTTGGCATGCGGTACACCGGTCAGTTTGCAGGTGGCAGGGCAGGCGCACCGGCTGGATTAA
- a CDS encoding Bax inhibitor-1/YccA family protein, protein MDRFPHSNDSIVSQANTGLQAYMAQVYGWMTCGLLLTAFVSWYAAHTPAVLHLVFSSKITFYGLVIAQLGLVFVLSGMVHRLSGGVATTLFMLYSALTGLTMASIFIVYSGSSIASTFVITAGMFGIMSLYGYTTRRDLTKLGSLLTMALIGMLLATLVNLWLKSTGLQMALSYIGVLVFVGLTAYDTQKLKQLGETLSEDNRDEMRKYAIMGALSLYLDFINLFLTLLRLFGNRR, encoded by the coding sequence ATGGACAGATTTCCGCATTCTAATGATTCGATTGTTTCGCAGGCGAATACCGGCCTGCAAGCCTATATGGCACAGGTCTATGGTTGGATGACCTGCGGGTTGCTGCTGACGGCATTCGTTTCCTGGTATGCCGCACACACCCCGGCGGTACTGCATCTGGTGTTCTCCAGTAAAATCACGTTTTACGGGTTGGTGATTGCCCAGTTAGGCTTGGTGTTTGTACTGTCAGGCATGGTGCATCGCCTGAGCGGTGGCGTGGCGACGACGCTGTTTATGCTGTACTCCGCGCTCACCGGCCTGACGATGGCGAGCATTTTCATCGTTTACTCCGGTAGCTCGATAGCCAGCACCTTTGTGATTACGGCGGGGATGTTTGGCATCATGAGTCTGTATGGCTATACCACCCGGCGCGATTTGACCAAACTGGGCAGCCTGCTGACAATGGCGCTGATTGGCATGTTGCTGGCAACGCTGGTTAATCTCTGGCTCAAAAGCACCGGGTTACAGATGGCGCTCAGTTACATTGGCGTGCTGGTGTTTGTTGGCCTGACGGCGTATGACACCCAGAAGCTAAAACAGCTCGGCGAGACGTTGTCTGAAGATAACCGTGATGAAATGCGTAAATACGCCATCATGGGGGCGCTGTCGCTGTATTTGGATTTTATCAACCTGTTCCTGACGCTATTGCGTTTGTTTGGCAACCGTCGCTAA
- the clsB gene encoding cardiolipin synthase ClsB, translated as MKTGWRDGNQIELLVNGDEFYPSVFSAIAHAHTRVVLETFIWCEDRVGYALQSALIAAARRGVSIDVTADGYGSHELSAPFLNALVNAGVRVHFYDPRKPLFGLMRTNLFRRLHRKIVVIDGETAWVGGINYCDEHHSDYGPQAMQDYAIKIRGPVVDDINRFVLAALAHDEESRGGWRQRFRRPARNPHPGNAQALFIWRDNGQHRRDIERHYVQMLRRAQRNVMIANAYFFPGYRLLRAMRNAARRGVRVQLVIQGQPDMPIVLVGARLLYPWLVKAGVEIYEFRRQPLHSKVALQDDYWATIGSSNLDPLSLALNLEANLVIHDRTFNQQLRGHLCTLIEQHSVRVVPSALPKRTYWQVLKNVLVFHFLKRFPSLVGWLPAHRPTLMRIKSDRHIKPEERE; from the coding sequence ATGAAAACCGGTTGGCGTGACGGCAATCAGATTGAATTATTGGTCAATGGCGACGAGTTCTACCCAAGCGTCTTTAGCGCCATTGCCCATGCGCACACCCGGGTGGTGCTGGAAACCTTCATCTGGTGCGAAGACCGCGTCGGTTATGCGTTGCAATCAGCGCTGATAGCCGCCGCACGGCGCGGCGTGAGTATCGATGTCACCGCTGATGGCTACGGCTCACATGAGTTATCGGCACCGTTTCTCAACGCACTGGTTAATGCAGGCGTGCGGGTTCACTTTTATGACCCGCGCAAGCCGCTGTTTGGCTTGATGCGAACCAATCTGTTTCGGCGGCTGCACCGTAAAATCGTGGTCATTGACGGCGAAACCGCCTGGGTGGGCGGCATCAACTATTGCGATGAACACCACAGCGATTACGGCCCACAGGCGATGCAAGACTATGCCATTAAAATACGCGGCCCGGTGGTGGATGACATCAACCGCTTTGTGCTGGCTGCACTGGCGCATGATGAGGAGTCACGCGGCGGTTGGCGACAGCGCTTTCGCCGCCCGGCGCGTAATCCACACCCAGGCAATGCGCAAGCGCTCTTCATCTGGCGTGACAATGGCCAGCACCGGCGTGATATCGAGCGACACTATGTGCAGATGCTACGCCGGGCACAACGCAACGTCATGATCGCTAACGCCTATTTCTTCCCCGGCTACCGATTGTTGCGCGCGATGCGCAACGCCGCCAGACGCGGCGTACGCGTGCAACTGGTGATTCAGGGGCAGCCCGATATGCCGATTGTCTTGGTCGGGGCCCGTTTGCTTTACCCGTGGCTGGTGAAGGCCGGGGTAGAAATTTATGAGTTTCGTCGCCAGCCGCTGCACAGCAAAGTCGCGCTACAGGATGACTACTGGGCAACCATCGGTTCAAGCAACCTTGACCCGCTGAGTCTGGCGCTGAATCTGGAAGCCAATCTGGTGATTCATGACCGCACATTTAATCAGCAGCTGCGTGGCCATCTCTGCACACTGATTGAACAACACTCGGTACGCGTTGTGCCATCGGCCCTACCCAAACGCACCTACTGGCAAGTGCTAAAAAATGTGCTGGTGTTCCATTTTCTTAAACGCTTTCCATCGCTGGTGGGCTGGCTTCCCGCCCATCGCCCAACGCTTATGCGCATTAAATCCGACAGGCACATTAAACCCGAGGAGCGCGAATAA
- a CDS encoding endonuclease/exonuclease/phosphatase family protein: MDTVLPPSSAFSFTVLTINTHRGFSTLNRRFILPELREAVRSVCADIICLQDAPGRHATHPLQVENWPDTSHYEFLAQTLWNDEAYGRNVIYPQGEHGNAVLSHFPIFSYHHLDTAEVAHDQRGLLHCIVKVPNQEIYLHVVCVHLGPGASHRHQQLRLLCDFIDTLPAHAPLIVAGDFNDWQGKASAMLHQRAGLTEVFSAHFGKPARTFPARFPLLCLDRIYVRNAYPRVPTLLPHAPWQHLSAHAPLAVEVHL; the protein is encoded by the coding sequence ATGGATACTGTCTTGCCACCGTCATCGGCGTTTTCTTTTACTGTACTGACCATCAACACCCACCGGGGATTTAGCACGCTGAACCGTCGCTTTATCCTGCCGGAACTGCGTGAGGCCGTGCGCTCGGTGTGCGCGGATATTATCTGTTTGCAAGACGCGCCGGGACGCCACGCGACCCATCCCTTGCAGGTAGAAAACTGGCCGGATACATCACACTACGAATTTTTGGCACAAACGCTATGGAACGATGAGGCTTATGGCCGCAATGTCATCTATCCGCAAGGCGAGCACGGCAATGCGGTGCTGTCGCACTTTCCTATCTTCAGTTATCACCATCTTGATACGGCAGAGGTCGCCCACGACCAACGCGGCCTGTTGCATTGTATTGTCAAAGTCCCGAATCAGGAGATCTATCTGCATGTGGTGTGCGTTCATCTTGGGCCCGGCGCATCGCATCGCCACCAGCAGTTGCGGCTATTGTGTGATTTTATCGACACCCTGCCAGCACACGCGCCGCTGATCGTCGCCGGAGACTTTAATGACTGGCAGGGCAAAGCCAGCGCCATGCTGCATCAGCGCGCCGGATTAACAGAGGTTTTCAGCGCGCATTTCGGCAAACCGGCCCGCACCTTTCCCGCGCGTTTTCCGCTGCTCTGCCTGGATCGCATCTACGTGCGTAATGCCTACCCCCGTGTCCCGACGCTACTGCCGCATGCGCCGTGGCAGCACTTGTCGGCTCATGCGCCGCTGGCCGTCGAGGTGCATTTATGA
- the rhlE gene encoding ATP-dependent RNA helicase RhlE: MSFESLGLSADILRAVDEQGYREPTPVQHQAIPVVLAGRDLMASAQTGTGKTAGFTLPLLQLLSQSPAQAKGRRPVRALILTPTRELAAQIGENVQAYSKYLRLRSLVVFGGVSINPQMMKLRGGVDILIATPGRLLDLEHQNAVDLSHVEILVLDEADRMLDMGFIHDIRRVLSKLPAKRQNLMFSATFSDEIKALANSLLNNPASVEVVRRNTPSELVTQHVHLVDKKRKRELLSHLIGQQNWQQVLVFTRTKHGANHLAEQLNKDGITAAAIHGNKSQGARTRALADFKAGDIRVLVATDIAARGLDIDQLPHVVNYELPNVPEDYVHRIGRTGRAASTGEALSLVCVDEHKLLRDIERLLKREIPRIAIAGYEPDPSIKAEPIQNGRQGGRGGAGRQGERASGGRSSGSRSQGGRERDGATSRPAGDRSAPRRDTGAKPAGQRPQGQAARRRPPRKPATNA, translated from the coding sequence ATGTCTTTTGAATCTCTCGGCCTGAGTGCCGATATTTTGCGTGCGGTAGACGAGCAAGGTTATCGCGAGCCTACCCCTGTTCAGCATCAGGCGATTCCGGTGGTACTGGCGGGGCGCGATCTGATGGCCAGCGCTCAGACCGGTACGGGTAAAACTGCCGGGTTTACTCTGCCACTGCTGCAATTACTGAGCCAGTCGCCTGCGCAGGCGAAGGGTCGCCGTCCGGTACGTGCGCTGATTTTGACGCCGACGCGTGAGCTGGCTGCGCAGATTGGCGAGAACGTGCAGGCTTACAGCAAATATCTGCGCTTGCGCTCGCTGGTGGTATTTGGCGGTGTGAGCATCAATCCGCAGATGATGAAACTGCGCGGCGGGGTCGATATTCTTATCGCGACGCCGGGGCGGTTGCTGGATTTGGAACACCAAAACGCCGTCGATTTATCCCACGTAGAGATCCTGGTGCTGGATGAAGCCGACAGAATGCTGGACATGGGCTTCATTCACGATATTCGTCGGGTGTTGTCAAAGCTGCCAGCCAAACGGCAAAACCTGATGTTCTCCGCCACCTTCTCTGATGAAATCAAAGCGCTTGCCAACTCGTTGCTCAATAACCCGGCTTCGGTCGAGGTGGTGCGCCGTAATACGCCGTCTGAGCTGGTGACGCAGCATGTCCATTTGGTGGATAAGAAACGTAAGCGCGAGCTGTTGTCACACCTGATTGGCCAGCAAAACTGGCAACAGGTGCTGGTGTTTACCCGCACCAAACATGGCGCGAACCATTTGGCCGAGCAGTTGAATAAAGACGGTATTACCGCTGCGGCTATTCACGGCAATAAAAGCCAAGGGGCGCGCACCCGCGCGCTGGCAGACTTTAAAGCGGGCGACATTCGCGTGCTGGTGGCAACGGATATTGCTGCCCGTGGGCTGGATATCGACCAGTTGCCGCACGTGGTGAACTATGAGTTGCCTAACGTGCCGGAAGATTATGTCCACCGTATTGGCCGTACCGGTCGTGCCGCGTCTACCGGTGAAGCGCTGTCGCTGGTGTGTGTCGATGAGCACAAATTGCTGCGTGATATCGAACGGCTGTTAAAGCGTGAGATTCCGCGTATTGCGATAGCGGGCTATGAGCCAGACCCGAGCATAAAAGCCGAGCCTATCCAGAATGGGCGTCAGGGCGGGCGCGGCGGTGCGGGACGTCAGGGCGAGCGCGCATCGGGCGGGCGGTCATCAGGCTCGCGTTCGCAGGGGGGGCGTGAGCGTGATGGGGCGACGTCTCGTCCAGCGGGCGATCGCAGTGCGCCGCGCCGCGATACCGGGGCGAAACCGGCAGGCCAGCGCCCGCAAGGGCAGGCGGCCCGGCGTCGTCCACCGCGTAAACCGGCTACTAACGCCTGA